The window ATATGGTCAAATTCAAGGACTCTTGGATCTGTTTCACCGCACTCGACGCAAGGGTGAGTTGAAAGATAATCCCAAACAAATTCACGGGCGGCATCAAGCCTTGCTTTCTTGTCTTCCTTTACTTTAATCTTGTACTCATCACTGCGCCTTTCATAACTGATACGGCTCATCTCTTTAATGCAGGCACGACATTGCTTTTGTTTTACTTTTAATATCTTATTGGCCCAGGCAAACTCTTCCTCTTCTTTATATTCTTTGCAATGTGAGCACTGCTTCATTTATACAAGATTTAATTTCTATGTTTGAAAGAAAAAACCCCTCTTTCAAGGGGTTCTTCAGAGTCGCGGGGGGCCGATTCGAACGGCCGACCTCCGGGTTATGAGCCCGACGAGCTGCCTCTGCTCTACCCCGCAATGACAAGATGGGATTATAGCCCATTGGCCGCATAAGTCAAATACCGATTCATTTAGACCTGACTTGTCACTTAATTGCTTCCAATTGACGGGTTGTGCCCGGCCCACTATAATGGCTTTGTTCGACAGTTAAATAGGTGTCTTGCGGGTGCACGGTGAAACCGGGCTGAGATGCTCCTTCGGGTGGGGCAAACCGCTTAACCTGATCCAGGTAATGCTGGCGTAGGGAAATGACGAAAATTCGTTTCATGCGCCCCTGATTCAGGGGCGTTTTTTATTGCGGAGGAAGATAATGAAGTCCAAACT is drawn from Candidatus Promineifilum breve and contains these coding sequences:
- a CDS encoding HNH endonuclease, with the translated sequence MKQCSHCKEYKEEEEFAWANKILKVKQKQCRACIKEMSRISYERRSDEYKIKVKEDKKARLDAAREFVWDYLSTHPCVECGETDPRVLEFDHIAGDKKMAVSDMVRLGYGFETITAEISKCQVLCANCHRRKTHSERGWYSR